tttagCAATATTAtgcattttatcaaatatttttaatgattgaaattaacttattaattgtttttgaacacattttcaatttttatttttaaaataagagcTCTTACATGAAAAGTAAAATCTTATGTCAACAAATCTTATTTATACAAGCTTCAACTACTTCAATAATTactctcataaattataaaaattaccCTTATACTTTCATTTCTACCTTAATTCATCtctaagggttttttttttaaataaaaataaaaagcaacatCAACCCTACAGTAGTTTCAAAGATGAATAAGTTCTTATGATTGGAACATAGacaaattaaaatagacaaaCATATCATATaatgattgaaaaaataaatagacaaCTACGATAGAAACATAGACACGAGATCTATCTTTAGTGTTGAGCATGGTGATGGTGGTAAAGTTGCAAAGCCTTTTTACTCTAGAGGAGTAAAAAAGGGCCTTGATGGAGACGAAGACAAAATGTGGGGTGGATGGTAGTTGAATATTGGTGATGGTGGAATTTATTAGAGTACTATTAAAAGTGTTTGCAgtgtttggtagtaattttaaaaggaattaaaaacatAGTGAATTGTTTTGTAGCAGTataattttaatgtttgaaaataatctttttttttcttcttgaattcAGGAACATATTTAGCAATGACTCTTGAAAACGATTTTTGATTCTTTAGAATAGAACAATGTTTTCTAACTATACGTTTcagagaaataatttttttaaaatatgcatAGCATTAGTAGATTAGCaattaaaaataaggattttctAGGATTGGGCTGaattaagagaaagaaaatatgcaTAGAATTTGATTAAAACGTCGATTAACAAGCAAGTTGAGTTTTTGGGGCAAAATAgtccttttataaaataaaaatgtaaggtATAACCCCTCCATAAAACTTATGTTCAACTGTCTCCTTCATTGTCATATAAGAGTCATatcataaaagatatttttcttttcaaaatttaagttgaaaccTCAATTATCAATCGggacttcattttttttaactaaaaccgTAATTTGTAAGTGAGACTATTGAGGCttctgttgaatttttttttttaaagtttaaaatttaattaaaaatattaaactacaAATTATtactgaaatttaaaatatatacttgaataataataaattatatatttaaacttaaagatTTAATATaacttcaataaagataaattgataaatataataataataaatattttatttatcaataaattaataatcttaaaataataaagttatatgatatataaataagatacaaaattatataatttattaatttatgatatttattttttttgtatttttaagatattaatttatttgcattttgacaaatttatctttattgaaataatagtatactaagtttctatatatagattttgtattattttaaaacatatgtttataattttatgtaaaaaaaagaCTATTATTTGTGCACACACAACATATATGCCTTGAAGATACAtttcaaaattagttaatgaaagtaattaaaaaaatatactacaaaatataatttttagtactttcatcaaagtcacaaaaaataccTAGTAAATATTTATATAGTGAGAAAAAAGAACGTCAGTCCCTGATTGTAGCAGGTACTACATGtgatataacttaaattaataaattttataattttatatcttatttatatgtcGTGTAACTTTAtgattttaagtttattaatttattgaaaaataaagtatttatttattattatatttaccaatttatttttattgaagtaatactagatctttaagtttaaatatataattttttttattatttaagtatatatttttaattttaacaatagtttaatattttttaattaaattttaaagtaagaaaaaaacaattaaagcCTCAATTGCTAATTATGACTTCagttaaaaaaatgaagcatTAGTTGACAATTGaggttttaattaaaattttgaaaaaaaaaaaatttataacatggCTCCTATGTGGCAATATAGAGGCtaatttgaacataagttttGCAAAAAGGTTAAACCTTAGGGTTAGATTTCCAGAAAAAATATGGGAAGAGTTAGATTTCCGATTTGTGGattattttatcccttttaaccaaatatttctaaaccgggttatttgattaaaaaggtcTCTCCAaacccaaattttaaaatttaacctcCCACTATTTTTTGGCatcatttggataaaaatgccctcattattttctagtaaaaataataatttcttttaaaacctatatgtaaatacttaaaatagaaaCGAACATTTATGTCGAAAATGGGTtactttttcaataaaaacatgAGAAATGTTAGATTTCTGATTTAgggattatttcatcccttttaacaaaatatttctaaaccttatatattttctataaaatggCTATATTCCCCTAAAACTCCAACAAGGAAGCATAATAGGTTTTCAAGGGTTTTTATCTAAACAACCTGCTCTTATGAGGGTTTTCTCCTCCAAGTTGCCTTTCCATATGTCTAAATCCACCCAAGAACAtccatttctatatatatatatatttagcaTCCAAGTCTGACGTCCAGATTACACGGAAGTGAAGTCAGAAAATGGCACTCAATTTCACTCCCTTGCTTTCTTTTACTTTCCTGCAAATGGGTTATCATACATCTCCCAAATTCTCCATGGCCTCCATGCACCGCTCTGTGTCCAGGTGAGTGTGTTCTTCACTCACAAAAGTTTACGGAATCTGCATACCATCTAGTAGAAAATGGCTAgtgcctatgttcattgtttcaTCCTAACCAGTAGTGTCTAACCGTTGTGAAAAGACGGATCCGAATTGTAAGTACCTAATCCAAATTTCTTCTGTTTAATGTAGGGAGATTAAGAATACAAAGAAGACTTCTAGCTCTCCTCGCAAGGTGCAAGTAACCCACTCAATGCCACCACACAAGATTGAGATTTTCAAATCCATGGAGAATTGGGTTGAGGAGAAGTTTTAATTCACCTGAAGCCAGTTGAGAAATGTTGGCAACCTCAGGATTTTCTGCCTGATCCTGCATCTGATGGATTTCATGAGCAAGTCAAGGAGCTGCAGGAGAGAGCTAAGGGGAACCCAGATGACTACTTTGTGGTTTTGGTTGGACATATGATCACTGAAGAAGCCCTTCCAACTTACCAAACACAGATCAATATCACTGATGGAATTCGTGATGAAACAGGGGCAAGCCCCAGCTCATGGGCAACTTGGACAAGGGCATGGACCGCTGAAGAGAACAGGCACGGTGACCTTCTTAATAAGTATCTCTATCTGTCTGGAAGAGTAGACATGAAACAAATCGCGAAGACGATTCAGTATTTGATTGGGGCTGGAATGGTGAGATTCTTGCTAcatcccctttttttttttttttttctgtagtCAGTCACAATCTTCACTAGTTCTTGAACTCAAGTTCTTCTTCTCCATCTTTTCATAGGATGCTCAGAATGATAACAGTCCCTACCTTGGCAGCATCTATACTTCATTTCAAGAAAGGGCAACCTTCATATCCCATGGCAGTACTGCCAGGCTCGCCAATCAACATGGGGACAAGAGCTTGGCTCAAATATGTGGCATAATAGCCTCAGATGAGAAGCGCCATGAAACTGCCTACACCAAGATAGTGGAAAAGCTCTTTGAGATTGATCCCAATGGAACTGTTTTGGCTTTTGCAGACAGGATGAGGAAGAAAATCACCATGCCGGGCCTCTTGATGTATGATGGATGTGATGAAAACCTTTTTAAGCACTTCTCAGCAGTTGCTCAGAGGCTTGGTGTGTATACTGCCAAGGACTATGTTGATGTCTTAGAATTCTCTGTGGAGAGATGGAACGTGGAAAAGCTAACTGGGCTTTCTAGTGAGGGGCGAAAAGCTCAGGATTACGTTTGTGGGTTAGCTCAAAGATTGAGAAAGCTGGAGGAGAGAGCTCAAGAAAAAGCTAAGCAAGCACCCACCATTCCTTTCAGTTGGATTTTGGATAGAGAAGTGAGGCTCTGAGTGCAAAATGGAAGACAAAGATTGGTCGTGTCCTCAAAGATCTATCCTGTAATATACAAGTTTAAGCCATCTATGTTTCTCTATCTCAATTTTAATAATCACGATCTCATCTCATATCACTTCTTAGAATCCTACAAACCAGGGTTTTGGTTCATATCTCATCATTTGGACTGGAgcagtgctttttttttttttttaaattcctatAAGATATTGGTAAAAACATCCTTAGCAAAAAGGAAATGATAGGACACTGTACATGTTCCAATCAAGGAGAGCTCAGCACCGGTGGTGGTGAGAGGTAGTGGAGAAGGAAATTATGGCTCCTTGATAACTGCAAATGCAGCCCCAGTGAGAGAGCCAAAATTTTCCTTTGAAAGTTTTGTGTTCATAATATACATCTCAGTGCCTGAACCTTCCTGCAATATCTTTTCTAATTAATGAATTTCTTGAAATGGGGCAGTTTCATCGAATGTCGTCAATTTCTATAGCCATGTATGTGTAGCATCTAAGTAGCAAACTGAACCTAAGAAAAGCAGAGGAAGTGAAAGTCCAGAAATGAATCTCAACCTAAACCCCCTTACCTTTCAACCCGGGAagtttccttctctttctctccGTCCCAGATCTTCCAACGTCTCCATCGCTTCCACCATCACCTCTGCCTCCAATTGAGTGTCTTTAGTCGAAAATGTTCCTCGGAAAATTCATTTGATTCCCAAAATATTCTATGAATGGATAGATCTTGCCGATGTTCATTGAAAAGAGGCGGAAGCAAAGCTCAAATGTATGCATCATTTTTAAGGCACAACCAACATGAATAGAAGCTTAACAGCCAAATTGACTAGATGGATCTCTCTTTTTTCGGTTTCCTATactttctcggcaaccaaaagGGTTGGCAGAGAGAATCTGAGACTAATGCTTGGGAGATGATCCAAAAACCGTACTCCAAAAGTGAAGTAACCAAACTGCACTTTAGATGGTGGTCTGTGAATTGGGCCGTAGCTATGAAAGTGGGCTAGGCCCAACTATAACggaaaaaaattggttttcGTTGATACAAGGCCTATTTGACAAGTTtcaaataaacatattttttagttgttttggaaaacattttttttttttgaaaattcaaatataaaaaatgattttctttgcTTATTCTCCGGGAAggcattaaataaaaattcctaGTATCCATAAACATGTATCCACAAacaaaaatttgagaatttgaaatgtttttaacctatttttaatgtttttaaatatattttaaaaataatttttatatatgatgctttatttttaattattttttatatttatatatatatatatatatatatatatatatatatatatatatatatatatatatatattaaatagtcATTAGAAAGCAAgtgaaaaagattaaaactaattaaaatccattctttaaaaacatcataatttttatttttaataataaaaaatagaaaatagaaaatgattttgtaattctcaaatatgttttttttttaatttgtttttggaGAACATAAAACCATTAGAAAAAATAGATGTCAAACATGAACTTATTTTTTACACTTAAGCCTCCTTTACACTTGTAAAAAAACCGTTTTAGGGAGATGAGAAACTTGATCACTATCTGTTATGATCCATTATGGTATTATGTATTTTATGTATGATAAATTGTTAACAATTTATTAACATCGGGTTGGGTTAGGCTAACCCACCCAAGTTGCacccctattttttttatttaaaaaataataatatttttaaaaagaaataatttgtaAACCAAATGCCAACATATGTTGTGTTTAATTCTATGAAAGTattaggaaaaggaaaaaaatgaaaaagttaaggaaaatgcTAAAACACTAaggtggcgtttgtttttttggcttaattctaaatagaacttttttttaacttaatactaaataatgcttaatagcattaagttgtttgtttttttaaaattttatttctattaagtattaagctgttttttttttttatgctaaaaaccaatatcttaatattttaatgtattaaaaaaatataatttaacttatttctaaaaagttcaaaataataaaattgctataataaataatttatcattatcattcttacaaaaaataattaatatatttattttttatataattaaaataaaatatttaaacttaataatatgaaaaataatggattgataaaacctaaatcaaattaatgaaaaaacataacaattcaagtacatattttcaaatatccgAAGACATCACATTTTAtgctaatatctaaacattgcATTTCTTACAATggtaaaaagctaaaaatgacAAGTTAACTAAACACTTCAAAGAGTTCATTTGCGATTTGGTTTCGGAACTGTTGCATGAATTCTTGATCAGATGCTGCAAAAAAATTGCTTgtagttgagttttgattttgattggcATTGTCACTTTCCAATTCCACTTCATTGTCATATTCAGAAAATAATCTATCCGCAACTGAGATTTGttgaagaaaattgtgaatGGAGAAGCATGTCATGACAATTTTTGTTTGAGTAGTAAACGAATAAGGTGCCATTCTCTTCAAGATTGGAAAACACGCCTTAACAACACCAAAAGCACGTTCAATGACATTTCTTAATCTTGCATGACATTGGTTGAATATCTCCTCTTTTCCTACAGCTTTACCACCACTACGAAAATCACTCAACCAATAGTGCACATTACGATATGGTGTCATAAAACCTTGAGTGTGTGTGTATGCTGCATctactaaataatatttttctgaaaaaaaaggattgagttgattattataatgaataaatacaaattatattaaataaaatgaaaataaaatatttacctgATGGGGGCATTGGAAAATTATGTTGCGGGTTACGAATAGTTTCTGTCAAGACTCTTGAATCATGAGCTGTTCCTTCCCATCCAACAACAACAAACCTAAATATCATGTCAAAATCACAAACTGCCATAACATTTTGAAAACACTCTCCTCTCCCACGACCTCGATAAGGTACTTGTTGATTAGTGGGAATACATGCATGGATAAGAGTTCCATCAATTGCACCAACAACATCCTACATggtaataattctttaaaatataaataattatttttatatgagaataatacaaatatgatatgaataattagaaataaaaaataatgtaccTTAAAAATTTGTCTTAGCCGACGATTGGAGATACCATTTGAACTATCATTGAATGATGGAGGAGTAATCATCTCTTTTGAGAAATTCACCATGGCCACTAAAACCTCATGGAAGTATTTATGAATTGTTTGACTTGAGTGTTGGAATCTATTCTTAATCAATCGATTCCGAAGATTATGACTAATAGTCATAAGAAACATGGCCATTTTCTCTTCAACATTCAAATGTTTACTGTCAACAAGCCATCCTTTTTCTCGAAACATGTGACATAGAGAAATAAATCCATGTTTTTCCATCCGCATTAGTTCATAACATGTGCTAGATGAACCATTTAAAAGCTCTTGAATGAAAAGTGAACCTGTAAATGATGAAGTAGAGACTCATTCCTTATTAATGGATGAGTCACTCAATAATTTGAGCAACAACACAACCAATCTTCTTTTTAAAACTCTTGTCACTTCTAACTTTGtatcttcatcttcacttgaTGATGATAAACTTGAACTATTTGAGTGATGTGAAGGATTCTCCATAAGaatatctattataaaaaaaaatagttatgaaataaaaacataacaataTAATCAAATAGTTATAACAATGTATGAGTAATAAATATCCAAAACAAATATCCATAAAATGTAGAGAGAAAGTCTTATAATTGGAAAAGTTTAAATGTATCAAatatccaaaacaaacaaaccaaaagTACCAAATTAAAATCATCATATAAGTCATATACCCTAGGCATTCCacaaatctaaaacaaatatttaaaaagttattttcgcAAGCTTTGAATCCATCTCATTCGCTCTTCGTCACTTTCCATCTCCATCCACACCTCTCTATACTCTTTCTTCTTGCAAAATGCATTAATTGCTACATAGTATAATGGATCCTCATAAGTCAAAAGCCTCTTCAAAATCTTCATGCATTCTTTGACTGTGGGTCCTTCAAAATTCTCCAACACATTCACTATTCTATACATTTCTTCTTGAGTTtgctctttctttcctttcttctgtATTTTCTTAGAACCTTCTGCTTCATCATTAGTATTTTTTGGCAAATCCTCATCTTCTTCTAAACTAATTGAAGTTTCGCTAGGCATAGATGTAGAATGTGTTGATGATTCCTCAGCCCCAGAAGCTATCACTCCCCTAGAGCTCCAATTTTTAGACCCAGTAGCTAACACTCCTCCAAACAATGCCTCTAATTCTTCCACATTTGCTAATGGTTTAAAACGGAATTGTTTAGCTTCtgaatatttctattttacaagataaacaacaaattagtcatatatacatatatataagacaattatttttaaaattcactcaaatccataaaaaaaaactacctgTAGATATTCTTCCCATTTTTCAGCTGGCCAATCAAAAGTTTTGGTTACAGAGTTGTAACCATGTCCTGTCATAGTCATCATTTTACTCCAAATGA
This region of Vitis vinifera cultivar Pinot Noir 40024 chromosome 5, ASM3070453v1 genomic DNA includes:
- the LOC104879506 gene encoding uncharacterized protein LOC104879506 translates to MRMEKHGFISLCHMFREKGWLVDSKHLNVEEKMAMFLMTISHNLRNRLIKNRFQHSSQTIHKYFHEVLVAMVNFSKEMITPPSFNDSSNGISNRRLRQIFKDVVGAIDGTLIHACIPTNQQVPYRGRGRGECFQNVMAVCDFDMIFRFVVVGWEGTAHDSRVLTETIRNPQHNFPMPPSEKYYLVDAAYTHTQGFMTPYRNVHYWLSDFRSGGKAVGKEEIFNQCHARLRNVIERAFGVVKACFPILKRMAPYSFTTQTKIVMTCFSIHNFLQQISVADRLFSEYDNEVELESDNANQNQNSTTSNFFAASDQEFMQQFRNQIANELFEVFS